One window of the Xiphias gladius isolate SHS-SW01 ecotype Sanya breed wild chromosome 11, ASM1685928v1, whole genome shotgun sequence genome contains the following:
- the LOC120796524 gene encoding 5-hydroxytryptamine receptor 7-like, translating into MISEALAPRLLKIAQGAAEAAAAAAAAAATSPSTSSQPQVMETNGTRCGEQILSYGRVEKVLIGGVLTMLTLSTICGNLLVVISVCFVKKLRQPSNYLIVSLAVADLSVALAVMPFVSITDLIGGQWIFGQFFCNVFIAMDVMCCTASIMTLCVISIDRYLGITKPLTYPVRQNGCCMAKMILSVWLLSASITLPPLFGWAQNVNDGRVCLISQDFGYTVYSTAVAFYIPMSVMLIMYYRIYRAAKLSAAKHTITGFPREGEHDAGSVEGTEAEEEEEESLDCVAAALKLQREVEEECSTRVSRLLKTGEHHQRRKRKNQSIFKQEQKAAATLGIVVGAFSFCWLPFFLVSTARPFVCGVECSCVPLWLERTLLWLGYANSLINPFIYAFFNRDLRTTYSNLLRCRYRNINRKLSAAGMHEALKLVEKPDTDV; encoded by the exons ATGATCTCGGAGGCTCTTGCGCCCCGGCTGCTGAAGATTGCGCAGGGCGCTGCAGAGGctgcagcggcagcggcagcggcagcggcgaCTTCTCCGTCCACCTCCAGTCAGCCGCAGGTCATGGAGACGAACGGGACCCGGTGTGGCGAGCAGATCCTGAGCTACGGCCGCGTGGAGAAAGTCCTGATCGGCGGGGTCCTCACCATGCTCACGCTGTCCACCATCTGCGGGAACCTGCTGGTGGTCATCTCGGTGTGCTTCGTCAAGAAGCTGCGCCAGCCGTCCAACTATCTGATCGTCTCTCTGGCCGTGGCGGACCTGTCGGTGGCTCTGGCCGTGATGCCGTTCGTCAGCATCACGGACCTGATCGGTGGTCAGTGGATATTCGGGCAGTTCTTCTGTAACGTTTTTATCGCCATGGACGTGATGTGCTGCACCGCGTCCATCATGACTCTGTGTGTCATCAGCATTGACAG GTATTTGGGTATCACAAAGCCCCTGACCTATCCTGTCCGGCAAAATGGCTGCTGTATGGCCAAGATGATCCTGTCAGTGTGGCTCCTCTCTGCATCCATcaccctcccccctctctttgGTTGGGCGCAGAATGTCAATGACGGCAGGGTCTGCCTCATCAGTCAGGATTTCGGCTACACCGTCTACTCCACGGCCGTGGCGTTCTACATCCCCATGTCAGTGATGTTGATCATGTACTACCGGATTTACCGAGCGGCCAAACTCAGCGCGGCGAAGCACACCATCACCGGCTTTCCCAGGGAAGGGGAGCACG ACGCGGGAAGTGTCGAAGGGAcggaggctgaggaggaggaggaggagagcttGGACTGCGTGGCTGCGGCATTGAAGCTCCAGcgtgaggtggaggaggagtgcAGCACGCGTGTCTCCCGCCTCCTGAAGACCGGAGAGCACCACCAACGCcggaaaaggaaaaaccagtCCATTTTCAAACAGGAACAGAAGGCTGCCGCCACTCTGGGCATCGTGGTCGGCGCCTTCAGCTTCTGCTGGCTGCCGTTCTTTTTGGTGTCCACTGCCAGGCCATTCGTCTGCGGTGTGGAGTGCAGCTGCGTGCCGCTCTGGTTGGAGAGAACTCTGCTGTGGCTTGGCTATGCCAACTCCCTCATCAATCCCTTCATCTATGCATTTTTCAACCGCGATCTGAGGACCACCTACAGCAACCTCCTGCGGTGCCGCTACAGGAACATCAATCGGAAGCTGTCGGCGGCTGGCATGCACGAGGCTTTGAAACTGGTGGAGAAGCCAGACACCGATGTGTAA